CACCAATGCCAAGAAGGTGAACAACGCACCGGTCGGCGCAATGGCTTGCGCCATCATGAACGACGGCCTGACGTTGAGCCCGAGCCCGAGCGCCGCCCATCCGGCCATGGCGACGTAGAGCACCATCGACATCCACGCCGCAGGGACATGGACGAAAATAATTCGATAGGCTTCACCCTGCTGAAAATCGGTGGGAGCCACGGCAAATCCGACGTACAGTCCGGAGGCGATACAGAGGGCCGCCGCCGCCGCGCACCAGGGAACGAGCCGGCCGGCCATGGGATAGAGCGCCTGCGGCGAGGAATATTTGAACCAATTCACAGCCATCTCCTGCGACCGGGCCTACGACTCCACTGCAATCCGCACCGCCGCCGCCGTCGCAACCGGTGCCAATACGGCAGCGATGAGTAAACAGGCTCCCAGCAACGACACATTCGCCTCGATCCCGAGTCCCGCTTCATGTCCGGTCACGGCTCCGGCCCCGAAGATCAGCACCGGCACGAACAGAGGCAATACCAGCAAGGCCACGAGCGCCTGTCCTCCCCGCACCCCGAGCGTCAGCCCGGCGCCGATCGCCCCGATGAAACTCAGCGTCGGAGTGCCCAGCAAGATGGACAGCGTCAACACGCCGATCGACTCCCCATCCATTCCAAAGACGATGCCCAAGAGAGGCGAAAGCAGGACCAGCGGAAGACCGGATACCAACCAATGGGCGCAGACCTTGGCCGCGACGAGGACCGATAAGGGATGGGACGTCAACACGAACTGTTCCAGTGACCCATCGAGGTAGTCGGCAGTGAACAGCCGGCCCAAGGACAGTAGGCACGAGAGGAGCGCCGCAACCCAGAGAATGCCGGGAGCCATGGTCCTGATCACCGCGGGCTCCGAGCCCACACCAAGAGGAAATAGGCTCGCGACCACGATGAAGAACATGATGCTCGTGGCCAGGTCGGCACGGCGACGCAAGGCCAACAAGACATCCCGTCGCACGACGGTTTGCCAAGCGCCAAGCAGGCCTTGTGCCGTCATCCCGCCAGCCTCAGGCAACGAAGGTCGATCGTCGGAAGGTCGAGTTCCTGATGCGTCGCAACGACGATCGAACCACCTCGTTCCAGATGCAGGCTCAAACGATCGGTGACCAGGCGCGTCGCCGCCGCATCCAACGACGTGAATGGCTCGTCCAGAATCCAGACGGGACGGCCGGTCAGCCAAAGCCGGGCCAGAGCGACGCGACGTTTCTGCCCCTGTGACAATACCTGGGTGGCCAACCGCCGAGTCTTCGCCCCGATCCCGACCGCTTCCAGTGCAGATGCCAGTTCCCCGTCTGTGGGGACGTGCCCGTCCAGACTCATCGTGATGTGCAAATTTTCCATCGGCGTCAGGTCGTCCTTGGTACCGTTCAGGTGCCCCAAATACGCCACCTGCATCCGATACTGTTCTCCCAGCACGGCAATATCGGTCCCGTGCCACAGCACCCGCCCTTCGTCCGGAGTGAGCAGTCCGCACAGCGCACGCAGGAAGCTGGATTTTCCGCTGCCGTTTTCGCCGAGCACGGTCAGGATCTGGCCTGGGCCGACGGTCACCCGAAGATCCGAAAATACGCGCCGATCACCGCGATTGCAGCCTAGTTGAACCGCTTCCAACATCTTAGGAGAAATCCCAGCGAACGCCAAAGAAAAAGAACTCTCGCACCGTGCGATCCTTCTGCAGCGGACTCTCCGTTATGGTTTTCTCCACGCCTCCGGAGCCCTCAATCGTCCAGCCGTCACTGAATCGGTAGTCGACGCGTAGCGTCGGCGTCACCCGATACAGCTCCACGTCGGCACTGTCCTTTTGATGGTACAGAATCAGGAACGTGTCGAGTTGCCATTGTTGGCCGAATCGGCCGAGCGAGTTCAACGTCAACGATTCGCCGCGATACGTCGGACTATTGATATAGCTCGCGTTCACCACGAACGTATTTTTTTCGAAGGGGAAATCGGTGCCGATCGCCTGCAGAGTGTACGTCCAAATATTGCCAGTACCCGGCAAAGCTTGCAAGGAACATGGCGCATCCGTCGTGGCGTTCGGATTCAGGAACAACGTGCTGGTACCCGGCAGAATGACCAAGCAGTTCGACGCCGAGGTCCCCGAAATCCGGTTCATTCGCACGTCGCCGCCCAATTGCCAATCCTTGCTTACCGCGTGGAGCACCCCGACAAGGAATAAGTCACTCGTGGCAGTGACGGCTTTCGCTTGCGCCCGCAGGATCGCCTCATTGGTCGTATTGATGTGCTCAAGCGAGGCATTGGGAGCTCCGAAGAGTGAGTTTGTCGTTTGGAGATACGGCGTTCTTCGATGATCGGCGAGGACCGTGTAGGTCGTGCCTTCGGTCACCCAGGTGCCGTTGAGCATGGCGACGTTCAGCACGCCGTACGAGATGTCATAGTCGACGAGCCCGAACGCGTTCTTTCCATTCGACGAATAGCGGATCTCACTTCCGACCGCCCGACGATCGACGACGCCGTTCACCATTTGATTCAAGTAGTAGACGTTTCCGCTCCAAGCCTCCCCGAGCGGACCGATATCGACATTGGCTCCGTAAAAATAGCGTTTCAGGTCC
This Nitrospiraceae bacterium DNA region includes the following protein-coding sequences:
- the ccmB gene encoding heme exporter protein CcmB — its product is MTAQGLLGAWQTVVRRDVLLALRRRADLATSIMFFIVVASLFPLGVGSEPAVIRTMAPGILWVAALLSCLLSLGRLFTADYLDGSLEQFVLTSHPLSVLVAAKVCAHWLVSGLPLVLLSPLLGIVFGMDGESIGVLTLSILLGTPTLSFIGAIGAGLTLGVRGGQALVALLVLPLFVPVLIFGAGAVTGHEAGLGIEANVSLLGACLLIAAVLAPVATAAAVRIAVES
- the ccmA gene encoding cytochrome c biogenesis heme-transporting ATPase CcmA — translated: MLEAVQLGCNRGDRRVFSDLRVTVGPGQILTVLGENGSGKSSFLRALCGLLTPDEGRVLWHGTDIAVLGEQYRMQVAYLGHLNGTKDDLTPMENLHITMSLDGHVPTDGELASALEAVGIGAKTRRLATQVLSQGQKRRVALARLWLTGRPVWILDEPFTSLDAAATRLVTDRLSLHLERGGSIVVATHQELDLPTIDLRCLRLAG